The DNA region ACCGCCTTCGCCAGCGCGGCGACCCCGTTGCGGATCCACGCGGGGCTCTTGCCACCGTCCATGACCAGCGTCGGCACGGAAACGCCCGCCCAGCGGCCTTCGGGCAGCGGGGTGCCGTCGTGCAGGCCGTCGAACAACGCGGCGTCGTAGCGCAGGGTCGGCGCGACCTTCTTCAGCTTCGGCCACGCGGGCATGAACTGCATCATGAAGACGACCGGGGCCGGGACGCGGACGCCTTCCCGCATGAAGGTCTTGATCGCGGTGCCGGGTTTTCCGGCGGCGATGGCCTTCTCCAGCCGTTCGTCGTAGTCGGCCGGGGCCGGCGGGCGGGTGTCGTCGACGACCAGCGGGAATTCGTAGACCGCCAGTTTCGTGATCGGCAGCCCGGCTTTCGCGGCTTCGAGGGCGAGCGCGGCGCCGGAGGAGATCCCGTAGACGTGGGCCGTCCCGCCCGCTTCCTTGATCAGTGCCGCGATGTCCTCGACTTCGCGGGCGACGGAGAACGGCGCGGTGTCGCCGCTTTCGCCGCGGCCGCGGCGGTCGTAGGTGTAGACGGTGAAGTGCGCGGCCAGTTCGGCGGCCAGCGGTTTGGCCGGGCCGAACTCGCGGTGGCACATCGCGCCGTCGACCAGGATGACGGCGGGGCCGGAGCCGGTGCGGGTGTAGGCGATGGTGGTGCCGTCTTGCGAGGTCACGGTGCTCATGGCGGGAATTCTCCTAGGGTTGTCTAGCGGCTTGCGCGGAGGATGACGGCGGTGACCCAGCCCCAGGCCAGCATCACGGTGGCCCAGAAGGCGAGCATCACGACGGCGTTCGCGTTGCCGGAGCTGATCCCGGCGAACGAGGCGAAGAACGCGATGCCGGTGGCGCGGGAGTAGACGGCCCAGCCGCGGTGGCCCTCACGGGAGAAGCGGCTCGCGAACACGAAGGTCGCGACGATCAGCGAGAGGAATCCGACCGAGCCGGCGGCCATGTGCAGGACACCGGCGGTGCTGATGGTGGCCTGGCCGGAGCCGGCCGGGAACCCGTTGCCGGGGTCGGCCTTGAAGACCGCGGCGAAGAGCAGGCTGACGCCGAAGACGCCCAGCAGCCGTGGCCCCCACGTGCTGCCTCTTCCCGGTTCGAGCGTCCGGCTCAGCCCGATCGCCCCCGCGATCATCAGCACCCCGGTGACCAGGAAGTTCGCCACCTGGATCCAGCCGGCGTCGCCGTTGCTCAGCATGCTCGCCGGGTGCTTCGTCATGTCGAAGCCGTCGCGCACGGCGGCCTGGGTGAGCGTGGTCAGGAAGTACAGCGGACCCGAGACGGCGCCGCAGGCGAGCAGGGCGCGGGCCGGGAGCGCGACGTGGGTGCGGGTGGCGGTGATGGTCATCGGTTTCTGCCTTTCGGGGCGCTGGGTGCGTTGGCACTACCTTCGCTCCGAAAGTCTCGATTGTCAAGACAAAAAAATTTGTCGGTGGTGCCGCCGGGGCACCGCGAGGTGTCGCGACGGGGTGGCTACTTGCCGTTTCGCAAGGTCAGGAGGGTGATCTCGCTCGGCGCGAAGACGCGCAGCGGCGGTCCCCAGAAGCCGGTGCCGCGGCTCGTGTAGAGCTGCGTGCGCTCGCCGTGCCGCGAAAGCCCGGCCAGCACGGGCTGGTCGAGCCGGACCAGGAGGTGGAACGGCCAGATCTGGCCGCCGTGGGTGTGCCCGGAGATCTGGAGGTCGATGCCCGCCTCGGCGGCCTGCTTGACCTGCTTCGGCTGGTGGGCGAGCAGGACGACCGGCGTGTCCGAGGCGACGCCGTCGAGCGCGGCGGGGAGGTCGGGGCCGTGGCCGGGCAGGCCGGAGGCGGCGCCGGTCGGGTCGTCGATCCCGGCGAAGACCAGCGTGTCGCCGCCTTGGCGGACCTTCGCGTGCCGGTTGTGCAGCGTGTCCCAGCCGAGGTCGCGCATATGGTCGAGCCAGGCCTGCGCCTCGCCGAAGTATTCGTGGTTGCCGGTGATGTAGAACTTGCCGAGCTTCGCCCGCACCTTCCCGAGCGGCGCGACCTGCTCCTGCCGCTTGGTGACCGAACCGTCGGCGAGGTCACCCGCGTGGGCCACGACGTCGGCGTCGAGCTCGTTCGCCACTTCGACGACCTTCTCCGACCATTTCGTCCGGTTCAGCGGGCCGAAATGGGTGTCGGTGATGATCGCGAAGCGGAGACCGTCGAGCCCCGCGCCGAGGCGGGGGAGCACGACGTCGAGTTCCTTGAGCCTCGGCACCCGCCGGGCCTCGAACATCCCGTACGCCGCCAGCCCCGCGAAGGCGGCCAGGACGACGCCGGACACGATGCCCGCCGCACTGTCCACTCCGGACACGGCGAGGACGAGCCTCAGCACGTTTCCGAGTACGGACAACGAGAACAGCAGCCAGATCAGCCCGAGGGAGAGGTCGCCGATCTTCGCCGCGACGTCGCGCTGCCACGGCCCGTGGCCGAGGACCATGCACGCGGGCACGGCGAGGGCCGCGGCGGCGAACACGATCGTGCCGAGGACTTCGAGCGCGGACGGGAGTTCGGGGAGCCGACGATCGTCCACCACGGCACACCGAACAGGAGGGCGAGAACGGCGATCAACGCGGCGACGCGGACAAGGATGCGGGGCATGATGACGGCAAGACTAACAGCCCATTGGTCTCTACCGCCGTCTTCGCTGAGGGGCGTCTCAGGTACGTAGGCGGGCGTACGCGAGATGTCGCTTCACGGCCGACGCTTTTCGTCTGGCCGCGGAAGACACTCGACGCATGATTCGGACGATCGAACGTGTCGCCTACGCGACCGGGGCGCTCCTGTTCCTCAGCGGTCTCGTGCACGCGGTCGTGCTGGTCGCGTCCGGCGGTTCGTGGACCGGGCCGCTGTCGATGCGGAAGGCGGTCACCTTCGGCCTGTCGTTCGGGCTGACGCTGATCACCGTCGCCTGGGCGACGTCGTACGTCGCGGTGCGGCCGCGCGTGCGGAACGTGCTGCTCGGCGTCTTCACCGGGGCGAGCGTCGTCGAGACGGTGCTGGTGGGCATGCAGGCCTGGCGCGGGGTGCCGTCGCACTTCAACTTCGAGACCGGTTTCGACAATGCCGTGTCGACGACGCTCGCGGCGGGCGGCGGCGTCCTCATCCTGACGGCGGTGACGTTCACGGCGGCGGCTCTGCGCGGCGACGGGGAGACGTCGGCGAGCATGCGGCTCGCGGTGCGGTTCGGGCTCGTCGCGCTGCTGGTGGCGCTGGGCGCGGGCGCGGCGATGATCGCGAGCGGTGTCGTCGAGGCGCGGGGCGGGAACCCGCAGCTCGCGTACACCACGGCCGGCGCGCTGAAGCCGCTGCACGCGGTGGCGATGCACGCGATCCTCATCGTGCCGGGGCTCGCCTGGCTGCTGCGGTTCGCGGACTGGACGGAACGGCGGCGCGTGCGGCTGGTGTGGGTGGCGATCGGCGCTTATTCGGTGCTGACCGCGGTGGTGGGGGTGGAGTCGGTGACCGGGGTTTCGCCGCTGGCGGCCTCGCCGATCGAGATGGTGACTTCGGGGCTGGCTTTGGCGGTGCTGGGTTCGGCGGGCTTCGCGGCTCTCCTCGAAGCCCGCCGAGCTCGCTAGCGGCCCACGTAGGTGCGAAGGTGCCGCGCCGTGAGCGTCTCCCCGGAAGCGACCAGATCGGCCGGAGTCCCCGTGAACACCACCTGACCCCCGTCCGAACCGGCGCCCGGCCCGAGATCGACGATCCAGTCCGCGTGCGCCATCACCGCCTGGTGGTGCTCGATGACCACCACCGTGTTCCCGTCGTCGACGAGCCGGTCGAGCAGGCCGAGCAACTGGTCGACGTCGGCGAGGTGCAGACCGGTGGTCGGCTCGTCGAGGACGTAGGTCGCCGACTTCTCCGCCATCCGGATGGCGAGTTTGATCCGCTGCCGTTCCCCGCCGGACAGTGTCGTGAGCGGCTGCCCGAGCCCGAGGTAGCCGAGGCCGACGTCGGAAAGCCGGTCCAGGATCGTCCGCGCCTGCCCCGACGGGAAGAACTCGCGCGCCTCGGCGACGGGCATGGCGAGGACCTCGCTGATGTCCTTGCCCCGCAGCTTGTAGGTCAGGACCTCCGCGGTGAACCGCTTGCCCTCGCATTCCTCGCAGACCGTGGCCACGCCGGCCATCATCGCCAGGTCGGTGTAGATCAGCCCGATGCCCTTGCACTTCGGGCACGCGCCTTCGGAGTTCGCGCTGAACAAGGCCGCCTTGACGCCGTTGGCCTTGGCGAACGCGGTGCGGATCGGGTCGAGCAGGCCGGTGTAGGTCGCCGGGTTGCTGCGCCGCGAGCCGCGGATGGCCGACTGGTCGAGCACCACGACGTCGTCCCTTGTGGACAGTGAACCGTGGATGAGCGAGCTCTTGCCCGAACCGGCGACTCCGGTGACCACGGTCAGCACGCCCAGCGGGATGTCGACGTCCACCCCGCGCAGGTTGTGCCGGGTCGCGTTCCGGATGGGGATCTGCCCGGCCGGCACGCGGACGTCCGTGCGCAGCCGCGCCCGGTGGTCGAGATGCCGTCCGGTCAGCGTGCCGGACGCCCGCAGGCCGGCGACGTCGCCGGTGTAGCAGATCCGCCCGCCGTTCGGCCCCGCGCCGGGCCCGAGATCCACGACGTGGTCGGCGATCTCGATCGTCTCCGGTTTGTGCTCGACGACGAGCACCGTGTTCCCCTTGTCCTTCAACAGGAGCAGGAGACCGTTCATCCGCTGGATGTCGTGCGGGTGCAGCCCGACGGTCGGCTCGTCGAACACGTAGGTGACGTCGGTGAGGCTGGAACCCAGGTGCCGCACCATCTTCACGCGCTGCGCCTCGCCGCCCGACAGTGTCCCGGATTCGCGATCGAGGCTCAGGTAGCCGAGGCCGATCTCCACGAGCGAGTCGAGGGTGCCGCGCAGGGTCTGCATCAGCGGACCCACCGACGGATCGTCGATCTTGCGCAGGAAATCGGCGAGATCGTTGATCTGCATCGACGAGCAGTCGGCGATGTTCAGTCCCTCGATCTTCGAGGACAGCGCCGCCTGGTTGAGCCGCGCGCCGTCGCACGCCGGGCAACGCCGGAAGGTGATCGCCCGGTCCACGAACGCCCGGATGTGCGGCTGCGTAGCGTCCTTGTCCTTCGACAGGAACAGCCGCTGCACCTTCACCAGCAGGCCTTCGTAGTTGGTGTTGATCCCGCCGAGCTTCATCTTGGTGGCCGGCTTGTGCATGAAGTCTTCCCACTGCTGCGGGGTGTAGTCCTTCAGTTTGACCGCGGGATCGACGAAGCCGGACTCCGCCAGCCCCTTCCAGTACCAGCCGCCGGGGGCGAAGTTCGGGACGGTGATCGCCCCTTCGTTCAGCGAAAGCTCTTTGTCGACGAGCTGGTCGCTATCGATGCTGGAGACCTTCCCCAGCCCTCGCATTCGGGGCACATCCCCTCGGGGAGGTTGAAGCTGAACGCTCCCGACGTCCCCACGTGCGGTTTGCCCAGCCTGCTGAAGACGATCCGCAGCATCGTGTGCGCGTCGGTCGCGGTGCCGACCGTGGAGCGGGAGTTGGCCCCCATCCGCTCCTGGTCGACGACGATCGCGGCGCTCAGGTTCCGCAGCGTGTCCACGTCCGGCCGGCCGACCGGGGCCATGAAGGACTGGATGAAGGCGGTGTAGGTCTCGTTGATCAGCCGCTGCGACTCCGCGGCGATGGTGCCGAACACCAAGGACGACTTCCCCGAGCCGGAGACACCGGTGAAGACGGTGAGGCGGCGTTTGGGGATGTCGACCGAGACGTCGGCGAGGTTGTTCTCTCTGGCTCCGCGCACCTGGATCATGTCGTGGCTGTCGGCGGCCGAAGGCATGGCTCTCCCCTGGTTGGAACTCTTTAGCCTGTAAAGTGAGGGTAGCAGAGGTTAGTTTATGCTGTAAGGAGTTGGCAAGTGGTCGTCTACGCGGCGCAAGGGGACCCCCGGCGGTCGATGGCCCTGCTGTGGCGGGCCGAGCCGCCGGACGCCGAACGGCCCGGCCCCAAACCGGCGCTTTCGGTGGACCTGATCGTCGAAACCGCCATCACCATCGCGGACGCCGAAGGCATGCCGGGCCTCTCGATGCGCGCCGTCGGGGACAGGCTCGGCCGGACGGCCATGGCGCTCTACACCTATGTCCCGAGCAAGAGCGAGCTGGTCGATCTCATGTACGACAAGGCGCTCGCCGAGCTTCCGGCCACTTACGACGGAGACGGCTGGCGCGCGGACGTGGCCCGCTGGGCCGAGGATCTCTGGGACTTCTACCTGCGGCACCCCTGGGTCCTGCAGGTCTCGCAGGCGCGGCCGGTGCTCGGGCCGAACGAGTACGTCGTGCTGGAGGCGCTGGTGAAGATCCTGCGCCGGACCGGGTTGCGCCCGGCGGCGCTGCGACGGCTGGTCAGCGCGCTGTACTCGTGCGTGCGCGAGCCCGCCAGGACGGCTTCGGAGGCCCGGCTGGCCGAAAAGGTGACAGGGCAGTCCGACGACGAGTGGTGGTACGCGCGGTCCGCGCATCTGAAGGAGGTCTCGCCGGACTTCGCCGAGCGATTCCCGACGCTGACCTGGATGGAGGCCGAGCAGGCGTTCCGGATGGAGGACGAAACGGTGTCCTATCTGGAGCAGGAGGCGAGGGAGGCCTTCGAGTTCTCGCTGTCCGTCCTGCTGGACGGAATCGAAGTCGCGACCAAAGCGGAGTAGCCTTCTCCGCATGCCCTCCGATTTCGCCTTGAAGACCATGAACGCCGTCCACCGCGTCATCCAGAAGGTCAGCGGCGGCCGCGCCGGCTGGCAGGTCGCCGGGATGACCGTGCTGGAGCTGACCACCATCGGCCGCAAATCCGGCCAGCCGCGCACCGTCCTGCTGACCTCGCCGCTGCGCGAGGGCGACGCGTACGTCATCGTCGCCTCCCGCGGCGGCGACGACCAGCACCCGGCGTGGTTCCTCAACCTCCGCGACAACCCCGACGTCCAGGTCACGCTGAAGGGTGAGGCCGCGCAGCCGATGGTCGCGACCGTGGCCGACGCCGGGCAGCGCGCCCGCCTGTGGCCCAAGATCACCGCGGATTTCAAGAACTACGCGCAGTACCAGACCAAGACCGAGCGGGAGATCCCCGTGGTGCTGCTGTCGCCCAAGGCGTAGCCCGGGCACCGACCGCGCCGCATCCCCCGCACGGGCCGGGTCCATCGGCCCTACCGGCGAGTCGGTAAGCCGGGGACCGTGGACCTCGACGCAGAGGAACTACGAGAACGCGGGGATGCCGATGTCCGACTCCTTGGGTCTCGAAACGCTCGGCCGCGAGCAGTGCCTGGCGCTGCTCGCGGACGCCGGGCTCGGCCGGGTGGTGTTCACCTCCCGGGCGATGCCCGCCATCCAGCCGGCGCGGTTCGCGCTGCACCACGGCGCGATCCTGCTGCGGACGCCGTCGCACAGCCCGTTGTTCGCCGGGGTGCTCGACACGGTGGTGGCGTTCGCCGTCGACGAGTTCGCCAAGGACCTGGGGACGGGCTGGTTCGTCACCGTCGTCGGCCGCGCCGCCGAGGTGCGCGATCCGCTGGTGATCGCCGAACTCGAGACCTTGCCGCTGGGCTGCTGGACCGGCCGGGCGGACTCCCGGTATCTCCGTATCCCGATCGAGTCGGTAACCGGTCGAAGGATACTCGGCGTTCGCGGTAACGAAGCACTGTCCGTGATCGACGCACCAGATGAGCGATCCGGGCGCGTTTGTCATTCCTGACCCCACTGCCCGGGGAGTTACTCCGGGACGGTGACGGCGGTGCGGCGGGTGAATGCGGCGAGTGACGCCAAGGCGCCGAGGAT from Amycolatopsis sp. EV170708-02-1 includes:
- a CDS encoding nitroreductase/quinone reductase family protein, producing the protein MPSDFALKTMNAVHRVIQKVSGGRAGWQVAGMTVLELTTIGRKSGQPRTVLLTSPLREGDAYVIVASRGGDDQHPAWFLNLRDNPDVQVTLKGEAAQPMVATVADAGQRARLWPKITADFKNYAQYQTKTEREIPVVLLSPKA
- a CDS encoding TetR/AcrR family transcriptional regulator — its product is MVVYAAQGDPRRSMALLWRAEPPDAERPGPKPALSVDLIVETAITIADAEGMPGLSMRAVGDRLGRTAMALYTYVPSKSELVDLMYDKALAELPATYDGDGWRADVARWAEDLWDFYLRHPWVLQVSQARPVLGPNEYVVLEALVKILRRTGLRPAALRRLVSALYSCVREPARTASEARLAEKVTGQSDDEWWYARSAHLKEVSPDFAERFPTLTWMEAEQAFRMEDETVSYLEQEAREAFEFSLSVLLDGIEVATKAE
- a CDS encoding DUF998 domain-containing protein; translated protein: MTITATRTHVALPARALLACGAVSGPLYFLTTLTQAAVRDGFDMTKHPASMLSNGDAGWIQVANFLVTGVLMIAGAIGLSRTLEPGRGSTWGPRLLGVFGVSLLFAAVFKADPGNGFPAGSGQATISTAGVLHMAAGSVGFLSLIVATFVFASRFSREGHRGWAVYSRATGIAFFASFAGISSGNANAVVMLAFWATVMLAWGWVTAVILRASR
- a CDS encoding pyridoxamine 5'-phosphate oxidase family protein; the encoded protein is MPMSDSLGLETLGREQCLALLADAGLGRVVFTSRAMPAIQPARFALHHGAILLRTPSHSPLFAGVLDTVVAFAVDEFAKDLGTGWFVTVVGRAAEVRDPLVIAELETLPLGCWTGRADSRYLRIPIESVTGRRILGVRGNEALSVIDAPDERSGRVCHS
- a CDS encoding alpha/beta fold hydrolase, with the translated sequence MSTVTSQDGTTIAYTRTGSGPAVILVDGAMCHREFGPAKPLAAELAAHFTVYTYDRRGRGESGDTAPFSVAREVEDIAALIKEAGGTAHVYGISSGAALALEAAKAGLPITKLAVYEFPLVVDDTRPPAPADYDERLEKAIAAGKPGTAIKTFMREGVRVPAPVVFMMQFMPAWPKLKKVAPTLRYDAALFDGLHDGTPLPEGRWAGVSVPTLVMDGGKSPAWIRNGVAALAKAVPGAEHRTIEGQTHMLKPKAVAPVLIEYFTD